In the Silene latifolia isolate original U9 population chromosome 1, ASM4854445v1, whole genome shotgun sequence genome, AATGGAGTTGGAGAAGGAGGACACGCCAACAATCCTGGTGAACACATTCGACGAGTTGGAGGTTGACGCCCTCAAGGCCATCAAGAGGTTCACACTTATCCCGGTCGGACCTCTTCTTCCTTCGAGTTTCCTCAATGAAAAGGAAAAGGATTATATGAGATGGCTTGATTCACAAAATGAATCTTCAGTAGTATACGTGTCATTTGGTAGCATGTCTGTCTTGTCTGGACCGCAACAAGAAGAGTTGGCTCGTGCCCTTATAACGACCCACAGGCCTTTCCTGTGGGTCATCCGAGAAAAAGATAACAAAGgtaaagaagaaaaacaaaataaaaatattgATGAGGGTGATAGGCTAAGTTGTATGAACGATCTAAAGCACCAGGGTATGATAGTACCCTGGTGCTCTCAGGTCGATGTATTGTCCCACCCTTCAGTTGGGTGCTTTGTTACGCACTGTGGTTGGAACTCGACTCTTGAGAGCATTACTTCGGGTATACCAATGGTTGCATTTCCACAATGGACGGATCAAACGACAAATGCTAAGCTGGTGGAAGATGTGTGGAGGATTGGAGTGAGAGTGCAAATAAGTGAGGAAGAAGGGTTGGTTAAGGAAGAGGAGATTAAGAGGTGTTTGGAATTGGTGATGGAGAGTCAAGAGATGAAGTTAAATGCAAAAAAGTGGAAAGAATTGGCTGTACAAGCTTCTAAAGATGGTGGTGGTTCTCATATGAATTTGAAATGTTTTATAGAAGATGTTGCTTCTCTTCAACACACTACAAGTCCTTGAACTTACTAGTAGAGTATAATTAAGTACTCcttcctattcactatattcttccctttttttttgcACAATGAATAAGAAATCGATTTTGGACCACATAAAACACACTACTccacatgtaatttaatttggaccacacaaattaacccaaaaaaaaaaatagggaagaaaacccgaataatccgaataaggaaatagggaagaaaatggtgaataagaGGGAATATTAAAATGTGGTATTTAAATATGAATTAGTATTACTCTCTCTTGAACAAAAAACAGACTTATAAAACTTGCGCAAAAACAGACTTATTATCGTCTCTTGAACAAATATTTGATAATAAGGAATTAAGGATTTCTGCTTGGACATTGGTTTGCCATAATTGCTTTTGAAACTGGTTTTCTTTGCCAATCAGCTTTATATATTATCCAGATTTGGATAGTTTGTATATTAACTGCACTCCAGAGAACCACAACCATTCTCCAGTTGCTCAGAAGAGGCTCTTGATTAAACCTGCAGAGGGTTTAGATGAATGTGGCCCTACTGCACTTATAATAGACAGGCCTGTTTTGGTAGACTCGTGATGATGAAGGCGGTTCATCTTTTATTTCTCAATGAATGAAACCTCGACGGCATGGTTTTAAATCTCGTATCGGTCGTAGTGCGGTACCGGTATAACCGGTCCTTAATCAGCCGTCGCGGATGGATTGCGGTGAATCTCGGTGATTCTAGGGCGATATCTAGTATCGGTAGAGTGAAAATCCGATACAACTCTATTGGAGATCATGCCAGCTTGCTGTCAAATGCTGCCAAGACATCACTGCCAACGTGAGATGTTGATGACTGGACAGTGACTCAGCACAGTTGACTAACCATAACAGAATTGACCGGCTGTAACAGAATTCTGTTACATATCATAACAGAATTCCTAACCACTCATTACATCAACAAATATCTAGATATTTCCATGTATAGATTTCCTTGTGTATATATATACTGTACAGCTAACTCTTGTAATTATTCGTTCATCGGTTTTTCTAACgcgtgccctaagggcacacgttAATAATACCTTATCTATCTAATTTCCACCTATAATTAACTACTTTGTAATTAGTTTAGGAAACTTTAAAATATTTTACATAATTAACTTATTCCATATTTTCCCATCACCAATTATCTACCTTTTATATTCATATTAATTATATTTCTCTTCTCTTGTACGTAAATGATTTTTCATTTCCATTAAACTAAAATTGTTCATCCTCATCTTCctagttttgatttttttggttaCATCTTCttagttttgatatgagtgtgCAAATATGGCTAACTTTAGGCGGTGGATATTGAACACGCTATGCCTTTTCCAAATGATTTTCTGTTAGTTTCGGTGCCGTAAATTTTCAAGAAAACAATTGTCGATTGGTGTACGTTGTGATTTGTGAAATGACGAATAAATAATTACAGTGATACCAGATGATTTCTTGATCGATCTACACACTAAACAAGTAGTCGAATAAAATTTCCCTATCCAATTCCGAATTGTCAAGTCTTCTTATCCGAGAAAGGGTGCGTGTTGGAGCAGATCGGTGCCCGATATACAACTAGATGGCGTCGTCCCTGGCTCTTATGGCTTCTTGCTACAGTGCTAATTATGAATATTGGGATGTAAAATCATTATCAAATGGAAAGAGAATAATTATGGAAAGGAAGTGAGAGAAAATAAAACGTAAATAAGGTAACTTTTTAAAAGTTTCCTAAACTAATTAGGAGTAGTTATTTATAGGTGGAAACTAGATAGATAAGGTATTATTaacgtgtgcccttagggcacgcGTTAGAAAAACCGTTCATTCATAATACATAATACAAtctcacttttatttacgtttttctCCAAACATTTTACTGAATTTCTTCCTCATTATCAAGCTTTATTCTTCACCATTAATGGCGTCCATGAAGCTCATCATGTTTTCAAACTCGGCCGAGATTTAAAACCATGCTTGACAGTTTCATGAGCTACTTTTTTTAAAATGTCACTCTTATTCACccatttcttccctctttccttattttctttattcaggttttcttctctCTTTCTCGATACAATTGTTGAACATATTTTTGAGCTTGACCCGTCTTCATTAAAAAGAGAAATAGTGCACTTTCCAAGCCCAAAAATGCTATTCTGATCAACAATTGTTATCCTATAGTTGACCGGTTTATGAAACGTACTATCTCTCGATTGAGAGTAATATTGGACGCATTCTACCCCAATTGTTATCCTAAAATTGACCGGTTTTGTTGTTATAAAATTAAATAGCTTTATTTATCATTTAGTTATAAATTAGTCggttaataacaataataattacaatataaTAAGGGGCGGCCTGTAACAGCCCTAAATTTTCACGTCCAAAACGATAAACTAAAGATCTTTTGCTTTCGAATAATTCAaaacttatactccctcctattctctattttcttccctatttcctaaaacggattattcaggttttcttcccctttccttttttggaaactttttaatcttattttattcattcctctctcctatcaccaaaccccacccaactcacaattctttatttaattcctaattattcatttctctctcctatcaccaaaccccacccaactcacaattccttattttattcattcttctctcctatcatcaaaccccacccaactcacaattcatattttattatcctccttaatatttgtgccccaaccaaagaggaagaaaaagaagaataggagggagtatattttaggAAACCAAAACAAGTTACTTTCTTTTCATAATAAAACGTAAAAT is a window encoding:
- the LOC141594804 gene encoding crocetin glucosyltransferase, chloroplastic-like, with the translated sequence MEGKQKPHFLLVTFPAQGHINPALQFAKRLLRAGTHVTISTSISGKRCLDKANVPDGLEFAPFSDGYDDGFQPSDGDVITYMSKFKQTGSNSLGQVFERSRGEGKQVTCCVYTLLLPWAAEVARVNHVPSALLWIQPASVFDVYYYYFRGYGDVIKECENNPSWSLELPNLPFTLKARDLPSFLLPSTPLPYNFALPTFLAQIMELEKEDTPTILVNTFDELEVDALKAIKRFTLIPVGPLLPSSFLNEKEKDYMRWLDSQNESSVVYVSFGSMSVLSGPQQEELARALITTHRPFLWVIREKDNKGKEEKQNKNIDEGDRLSCMNDLKHQGMIVPWCSQVDVLSHPSVGCFVTHCGWNSTLESITSGIPMVAFPQWTDQTTNAKLVEDVWRIGVRVQISEEEGLVKEEEIKRCLELVMESQEMKLNAKKWKELAVQASKDGGGSHMNLKCFIEDVASLQHTTSP